The genomic region TGATTCAACATGGCTGAAATGAGGTAAAAAAAAATGTGAGTTTTGGTTTAAACTTTTTGAGGTCTGTTTGCGTTATTTGTTATAGAGCCTCTGACGAAGAATAACATGCTGATGAAAAAGCAGGGACTTTAGAAATAAAAATCAAGTAAACGGCTGAAAATAAGATATAACAGGCATGAATGCGAGGTTGTGGTATCACGAAGTGTCTATTCAGCGTTTAAAGATCACATTTCTGCTTCAGAAAGTGGAATTGGGGTTTTGACAAATGACTGAAAAGAATACAGAATCGATAAAGCAGCCAACTGATAGCAACCAAGCTTTGAAACATTGCCTGATATATTCACGTAGTACACAAAAGAACAGGGTCATATTCTGCAGATCACAAAAAAATAAATTGCAGAATCAGGAAGAGAAATGCTTGAGTAAACTGGGTTTTGAAAAAAAGGGGGTAACAGAGAACGATGTTGGACGCTATATTCGTCACGATGCAGGTCATTCTGGCACTGCTAGCCGTGTACCAATTCACGTTTTCGCTGTTCGGTCTGATTAAGAAAAAGAAAAAGAAACATTATCCGGCGACAAAATCATTCGCTGTACTCGTCGCAGCACACAATGAGGAACAGGTCATTGGTGCCTTGATGGAGAACTTGAAACAACTTGATTATCCGGAAGATCTGTATGATGTGTTCGTCATCTGTGACAACTGTACGGATGGAACGGCTCAAATTGTCAGAGAACATGGGTTAAACGCTTGTGTACGTACCAACGCTGATCTGAGAGGTAAAGGGTATGCCATCGAATGGATGCTTAAATACCTGTGGAAATTGCCACGTCAGTATGACGCAGTTGTTATGTTTGACGCGGATAACCTGGTTGACCGTAACTTCTTGCTTGAGATGAATGATGACTTGAACAATGGTTCGCGTGTTATCCAAGGATACATTGATACGAAAAATCCGGAGGATTCTTGGATCACTGCAGCATACGGTGTATCTTACTGGTACATCAACCGTCTGTGGCAGTTGTCTCGTCATAACTTGAATATGGCGAACTTCCTCGGAGGTACCGGAATGTGTTTCGAGACCAACCTGTTGAAGGAAATTGGCTGGGGCGCAACAAGTCTGGTAGAGGATCTGGAGTTTACGATGCGCAGTGTGCAACGTAATGTGTATCCTGTTTTCAACTATGATGCCAAAGTATTTGATGAGAAGCCATTAACGTTCAAAGCTTCAGCGCGACAACGTCTCCGCTGGATGCAAGGTCACTTTACAGTTGCACGTAGATACTTCTTCCCACTGCTCTGGCAGTCCATTAAGGAAAGAAGCTTAGTGAAATTCGACCTTGCTATCTATGGGGCCAATGTCTATGTTGTATTGCTTACATTCCTGATGACTGCTGCAATGTGGGTAGACATGGCGATTTTCAATGGTCCGCACATTGCGAATATTTATGGATACTTCCCGTTATGGGTCGGATTCGTGGCCATTGGCCTGAATATTCTGACGTTCCTGTTGTCTATGGCTCTGGAGAAGGTTACCTTCGCCAAAGTTTATCTATATCTGATTTTGTTCCCGATTTACCTGTTGTCATGGTACCCGATTACGTTCTACGCTTTCTTTACGCAGAACAACAAACAGTGGAGTCACACCCAACACACGCGTGTTGTGCGCTTGGATGAGGTACAGAGCAAACAAGGGTAAGGAACACGCAAGCATGACTTTGTCGGCATCGGATATAACAAATGTATAATTTCAGAAAATAAAGTTGTAGGGATGTTGACAATGCATTTCGTGGATGGTATAGTATTCAAGTGCTTTAAAACGGCTTTGAAACGAATAGCAATGGAATCACAAGTAGAAGTCCGACTTCTCACCTGATCAACATGATGTTGGCTGGTCAACGATCCCAATAATTTATGAAGTGTATACTCATGAAGAATTGTGTTGATTACAGGGATGTCGGTAGCTTGACCGGCATCCCTTTTATTTTTGTGTAACAGGATATTCAAAATGACCTGGAGGTGGACGGTTATTAGTAAAGATCACATGATTAATGATGAGATTCGGGCGAAGGAAGTACGCCTTGTCGGAGCTGAAGGAGAACAAATTGGGATTACGCCCATTCGCGAAGCACTGCAAATGGCGATTGACCTAAATTTGGATCTGGTCAATGTGGCACCACAGGCTAAACCGCCGGTGTGTCGCATCATGGACTATGGCAAATTCCGCTATGAGCAACAAAAGAAAGAAAAAGAAGCCCGTAAGAACCAGAAAATTGTTGACATTAAAGAAGTATGGTTCCGTTCCAATATTGAGGAGCACGATTATCAAACGAAGCTTCGTAATGTAGTTAAGTTTTTGAACGAAGGCGACAAAGTGAAATGTTCTGTTCGTTACCGCGGACGTGAAATTGCACATGCCGCGATTGGTCAACGGATTTTGGAGCGCGTAAAGGTAGAAGTTGCAGAACTTTGTACTATTGAACGTCAACCGAAATTGGAAGGCCGCAGTATGATCATGATTTTGGCTCCTAAAGCCTGATAACATTGGAGGAGGAAACACAAAATGCCTAAAATGAAAACACACAGCAGTTTGAAAGGACGCTTCAAAATTACCGGTTCCGGTAAAGTCCTTCGTTACAAAGCTCACAAAAACCACTTGCTTTCCCACAAATCCAAACGTGCTAAGCGCGTTCTGAACGGTAACCCAGTTATGGCTGCCGGGGATGTTAGACGTTTGAAACAAGGTTTGGCTAACTTGAAAGGCTAATTCTAATTAGTACATTCCGTATGGGGGATCGGCTACGGCCGTACACATACCACGGATACATTTATATTTATTTGGGAGGTTCTTTAATATGGCAAGAGTAAAAGGCGGTTTTGTAGTACGTCGTCGTCATAAAAAGGTTTTGAAACTGGCAAGAGGTTATTTCGGTTCCAAACACCGTATTTTTAAAACAGCTAATGAGCAAGTAATGAAATCCCTGGTATACGCATACCGTGACCGTCGCAACACGAAACGTAACTTCCGCAGACTGTGGATCGTTCGTATCAATGCTGCAGCACGTATGAATGGTTTGTCTTACAACAAACTGATCCATGGTTTGAAACTTGCTGGAGTAGACATGAACCGCAAAATGTTGGCTGATCTGGCCGTTAACGACATCAATGCGTTCAACTCTTTGGCTACTGTAGCTAAAGGCAAAATCAACGCTTAAATTGTATGATACAAGCCGCCGTACCTATATGGCGGCTTTTTTTACGGCTTGGAAGAAATCCGAAGATGAATCTCTGAATGAGTAGAGCGAATAGGCTATAGTCTGAAAGGGAACAATGAAACCAGATGACTGGTGAATAACAGACCATGGGAATACATAAAATACGAACGGTGAAATAATACAAATGAAAACAGGGGAATTCCACGCATCACTAAAGTATACGGTATGTTTTTGTTATATAACATCACATCGCTGTAACGTTAGTGTGTTAAATCGCTAAATTATTAAGCGTTTTCAATAAAAAAAGAACAAAAATATGTGATATTTGGTGATGAAACATCTGGATTTTAACACTGGTTGATTGTATAATCACCTCTAGTAGGCTAGTCCTAATTTTTCTCTCCATGTCATAATGTTCGGTTTTTCGACAGATGATAGGATGCTTCAAGGGTGAGAATGCGCTTTTTATGTCGAAGAAACCATACATTCTGCATAAAAGTCATTCCAGCTATCTGTTAACCGTTCAAATGTGGGCTGGATTGGAATGAGGATATATCATTAAGGGGGAAAAAGAGAAAATGAAAAAGATGCTCAGCTTGTCTTTGGTAATGTTGCTGGCGGTATCGGTTATGCTCGCAGGTTGCGGTAGCAAACCGAAAGAAGAAACAAATGCCGGAGGAGATACAGGTGGCACATCCACTGAAACTAAATCCGATCTCAAAATCGGTATGGTTACTGACGTAGGTGGAGTTAATGACAAATCCTTTAACCAATCCGCTTGGGAAGCTCTGCAAGCGACTGAAACAGAAACAGGTACTGCAGTTAAATACCTGCAAAGTAAATCCGATGAAGAGTACATTCCTAACCTGAACGAATTCGTTAAAGGCGGATATGATCTGACTTGGGGTATCGGTTTCCAATTGGCTGATGCAATCAAAACGGTTGCTGACCAAAACGCCGATGCTAAACTCGCGATCATTGACAGCGTAGTGGATTCTCCTAATGTTAAGTCCGTAACTTTTGCTGAAGAAGAAGGATCTTTCTTGGTTGGTGTTGTTGCCGGTCTGACAACAAAAACGAACAAAATTGGTTTTGTAGGCGGTATGGAAAGCCCACTGATCAAAAAGTTTGAAGTAGGATTCAGAGAAGGCGTTAAAGCAGTTAACCCTGATGCTCAATTCATTTCTAACTACACAGGTGCATTTGATAAACCTGACCTTGGTAAAGCAGCAGCAGCAACACTTTACAATGAAGGCGTAGATATTATCTTCCACGCTTCTGGCGCGACAGGTAACGGTGTGTTTAACGAAGCAAGTGCTCGTAAGAAACAAGGTCAAGATGTATGGGTTATCGGTGTTGACAAAGACCAATCTCTTGAGTTTGGTGATGAGATCACTTTGACTTCCATGATCAAAAAAGTTGACGAAGCTGTTAAGCGCGTTAACCAAGAAGTAATCGACGGTACATTTGCTGGCGGTTCCGAGAACCTGACGTTGAAAGAAAACGGCGTAGGTATTGCTGATACTTCTACTGCCAACGTATCTGCTGATATACTTGCAAAAGTAGAAGAGTACAAAGAAAAAATCATCAGCGGCGAAATCAAAGTACCTACTGAGTAATTTGATCTTCGTAGCAAAAGAATAATCATTGGGGCCGGTCTTGACCGGCCTTATGACTGCAAGAACAGGAACATTTGATCAAGTCATCATAACAATTGTACAAGGTCATTGTGTATCAACGCTCCGGTAGGAGCTTTTCTTTCGTTTGCGGAACCACACTATATCAGTTATAAGGGTGATTACATGGGTGCAGCAACCCCCGTCGTTGAGTTAAAACAAATTACGAAGCGTTTCCCAGGCATTGTTGCCAACGACGCCATCAGCCTTCAGCTTCGTAAAGGCGAGATCCATGCGCTACTGGGCGAAAATGGCGCTGGTAAGTCAACGTTGATGAATATTGTATTTGGTCTCTATCAGCCAGATGAAGGTTCCATTGAAGTGAATGGCAAGCCTGTCATCATCGACAGCCCTAACCGAGCAATCGATCTTGGCATCGGCATGGTGCATCAGCACTTTAAGCTTGTACAGCCGTTCACGGTAACAGAGAACATTATTTTGGGATCTGAACCAACGAAGGGTCTCAATATTAACTATAAAAAAGCAGCTGCTGAAGTTCAGCGTCTGTCCGAACAGTATGGACTCAAGGTGAATCCTCATGCCAAAATTCATGATATCTCTGTCGGAATGCAGCAACGTGTTGAGATTGTTAAAACATTGTATCGTGGTGCAGATATTTTGATTTTTGACGAGCCTACAGCCGTATTGACTCCTCAAGAGATCAAAGAACTGATGACCATCATGAAGAAGCTCGTTGCCGAAGGCAAATCGATTATTCTGATCACGCACAAACTGAAAGAGATCATGGAAATCTCCGATACGGTAACGATTATCCGTCGGGGTAAAGTGATTGATTCGGTCAAAACATCGGAAACCAATCCAAATGAACTGGCTGAGAAAATGGTAGGTCGGAATGTCACATTCAAAGTGGACAAAAAGCCGGCTACACCTGGAGCGAATGTGCTCGAAGTCAGCAAATTAACCGCCAAGAATAAAGAAGGCATTGCAGTTCTGAACCAACTTAACCTGAACGTACGTGCAGGAGAGATTGTCGGAATCGCAGGCGTGGATGGTAACGGCCAAAGTGAACTGATTGAAGCCCTTACCGGACTTCGTAAAGTCGAGAGCGGTTCGATTCGTTTGGAGGGCAAGGAGCTGTCCAATCATTCTCCGCGCCATATTTCGGAGTCGGGTGTAGCCCACATTCCGGAAGATCGACATAAACACGGACTTGTACTTGATTTTTCAGTGAGTGAAAATATCGTTCTGGAATCGTACTATAAGGCACCATACACCCGTAAAGGGTTCCTTAACTTCGATGCGATCAAAAAGCAGGCGAAGCGGCTTGTGGAGGCATTTGACGTGCGTACACCAAGCATCGAGACCAAAGCTCGTTCCTTGTCCGGAGGAAACCAGCAGAAGGCCATTATCGCCCGTGAGGTGGATAAAAACCCTGAACTGCTTATTGCTGCCCAACCAACGCGTGGTTTGGACGTAGGGGCTATTGAGTTCGTGCAAAAGCAATTGATTGCACAACGCGATCAAGGTAAGGCTGTTCTGCTTATTTCATTTGAGCTAGATGAGATTATCAATGTATCTGACCGAATTGCTGTTATCTATGAAGGTCAGATCGTTGGCGAGGTGCTGCCGGAAGAAACCAATGACAGGGAGCTCGGCTTGATGATGGCGGGCAGCACCCAAAAGAGAGGTACTGCGCATGAATAACGTATTGAAATGGTTTACCCGAGATTCATTTATTTTGCCTGTAGTCGCCATTGTTATGGGTCTGATTCTCGGTGGGGTTGTCATGCTGATCGGTGGTTACAATCCGATTGAAGCCTATGGCGCATTGTTCACCAAGGTATTTGGAGACATGTACAACTTTGGTGAAGCGGTACGGGAAATGACGCCACTGATCATGACAGGACTTGCATTTGCATTCGCGTCACGTGCAGGGCTGTTCAACATCGGGGGAGAAGGTCAATTTCTCGTCGGTATGACCGCTGCAACATTTGTTGGTGTTAAGTTTGCAGGTTTGCCGATCTACCTCCATGCGCCACTGGCTTTGATTGCGGGTGCATTGTTTGGTGGTCTTTGGGCCGCGATTGCTGGTTATCTGAAAGCAACGCGTGGGGTCAATGAAGTTATCAGTAGTATCATGTTGAACTGGATTGGTCTGTATTTGGCCAACCTTATCGTTCGCCAATTCTTGCTATTAAAAGGCGAGAATCGTTCCGTGGATATCAGTGAATCGGCTTCGATTAGTTTGACATGGCTCTCTGAACTGATGGGCAACTCCCGTGTACACATGGGAACGTTGATTGCCATTGTGATGGCTGTGCTCTTTTATATCTATATGTGGAAAACAAAACAGGGTTATGAAATCCGCGCGGTAGGTTACAACCCTAATGCGGCTGAATATGCAGGTATGCATGTTAACCGGAATATCGTAAAAGCGATGTTCATCAGTGGTATGCTTGCAGGTCTTGGCGGTGCATTCCAGGTGCTTGGGGTGTTCCAGTACCAGACTGTAATGTCTGGTTCACCGGGAACGGGTTTTGACGGAATTGCGGTTGCCCTGATTGGTTTGAATCATCCGTTTGGGGTGTTATTGGGGGCAGTGCTGTTCGGTACCCTCACGTACGGATCTGCAGGTATGAGTTTTGCTGCGGATGTTCCGCCTGAGATTATTCGGATTGTGATCGGTTCGATTATCTTCTTCATTGCGGCACAAGGCATCGTGCGCTGGATACTTAAACCGTTCTATTCGAAGCGTAAGAAAGAGAAGGTGTTGTAGATGGACTTGTTGACAATTGGGCAAATTATCAATACGACGCTTGTCTTTGCTACGGCATTGATTTTTGCATCACTCGGCGGAATTTTCTCGGAAAAATCAGGTGTAACCAACCTTGGACTTGAAGGTTTTATGGTCTTCGGTGCCTTTGCAGCTGGAATCGGGGCCCATTATGCGCAAGAGGCGGGCATGGGCGGAACGACATCTGCCTGGATGGGAGTTTTGCTCGCGATTGTATTGGGCGTACTGGTATCGTTAATTCATGCCGTTGCGTCTATCACATTTAAGGCAGACCAGATTATCAGTGGTATCGTTATTAACTTTTTAGCAGCAGGAAGTACGTTGTACTTGGTTAAACTGTTGTTTGAAGGTTCTGGTGATTCACCGTTGGTTCAAGGCTTCAGCAAGTTTGATGTGCCATTCTTGAAAGACATTCCTTTGCTTGGAGAAGCCTTCTTCAAGAACGTATATCCAACGACATATCTGGCCATTTTGTTCGTATTCCTGACGTATTACATCATGTTCAAAACGCCATTTGGTCTGCGCCTTCGTTCTGTAGGTGAACATCCAAGTGCGGCTGATACGGTTGGTGTTAAAGTGCTTCGTTATCGCTATATTGGCGTTATGATCAGTGGTGCGCTTGCGGCTATTGGTGGAGCTGCGATTACGTTGACGACGACGGGTACATTCTCACACAATACGGTTTCCGGCCAAGGTTATATTGCCATTGCAGCTATGATCTTTGGTAAGTGGAACCCGATTGGTGCCTTTGGTGCTGCTGTGTTCTTCGGATTCTCACAAGCGATCCGGAACTATGTACAGTTGTTCGAATGGTCACAAAGTATTCCCCAGGAAATTATTTTTATGTTGCCTTACCTGCTTACCATCATCGTTCTCGTTGCAGCGGTTGGACGTTCTTCGGCTCCGTCTGCACTCGGTGAAGCTTATGATCCGGGTAAAAGGTAACAACCTTCTCCATATCAGTTTAGTTATTCACAGTTTTGATAAAGGGTCCGCCTTGTGCGGGCCTTTTTTTTGTTTCTTGAGTTTCACCAAGCCACTTTTTCACGCTTGCTTTGGTTCTCGTGCAGATACCCATATTTTCAGGTAGGGACAAAGAAACAGGCGAATTCAGTGATGGACGAATACACTGTTTTGAACGATCCGAGGAGGAGGGGAAAGTATGAAACAACAAGTTACGCGTGATGAAGCGATGAAATTAATAGGCAAAAATATTGTTGCAATCAAAAAAGACGGCACTCGGGTTACGGGAAAGCTGTTGAAAGTATCGGGCAACAAACTGGTACTCAAGCGTTTGAATGGCAAAAAAGTACGTACAAAAGCGATTCTGCCACTGGTATTGTTTGATCTGCTCGCTATTGCCACACTGCCTTATGCTTATGGAGGCGGTCCCGGATTCGGTCCTGGATATGGACCTGGACCAAAACCAGGCCCTGGATATGGTCCAGGCTACGGACCGGGATATGGACCTGGAGGACCTGGTGGCGGATTTGGACCGGGTCCTGGATTCGGCCCTTATGGTCCAGGTCCACGCCCACCAGGATTTTTCTAGGACATTCTATAATGTCTTTTCCATTTCGTAGCAGCGGCTTATCATAATGTATCGAATCGCACTATATCCATTTTTTTGATAGAAATGAAGTCCTTTGGTATTGCCTTCATCCACCATAACTTTCGATCTTTTACACCCCCGAGACGCCGCAAAGCTCTCTGCTTTGAGTAACAAAGTTTGCCCATAACGTTTGCGTTGTTCTTTCGGACTAACAGCCATCATATCGACATAGAGCAGTTCCCCGTGCATGAGAAAATGGATGAATGCGACAGCAGCTTTGTCTGGCTCCGGCGAGACAACAAAGGTCATGCCCCTGTTCATTCGCAGGGGTATTTCTTTGCGGATTTTGTTAATTTCTTTTTCACTCATGTGAGAGAGAGGAACAAGTTGAGTGTCAATCAGCTTCATGATGGCGCCATCATCCAGCTTGGATGTGCGTTGCCGAATCACCATGCGGAGCCTCCTTTCAGGACCAGTGGTGCTGCTCGTATATCCTATGCCCGGAGCAAGATAAAAGGTGACTGAATGAAGTGCTGGGATTAGGGCAACCTTAAAGGCTGAAGAGGGAGGATGGAAGGTTCTCTGAATTTTTATGCAAAACAGGTATTGACTTATCGGTTAGAGGAATCATATAATGTTCCTAACATTTAACGAGAATATTTCATCGGCTATGAAGAGGACGAAGTTTTAAGGGCTCTTTTGCTCAGAGAGTGGCTGGAATTGCTGAAACCACCACCATTATCCCTTATATACGAGCTCACCTCGGAGCTGTTTTCCTGAAAAGCACTGGATGTCACTCCTTTCGCGTATTAGGGAAAATCGTATGTCTGCGTTACAGACAACAGGTATGGGAAACGACTATGTTCGTTTGGGCTATTCGTTTTGTTGTACCTGGTAAGGTCCGTTATTGCGAAATTTCGGACAAAGTTGGGTGGTACCACGGAAGCGATAACCTTTCGTCCCTCGCAAGCATGAACTTGTTTGCAGGGATGGAAGGTTTTTTTGTAACTTTAAATGTCAGAATGGTGTAAATTCCGAGAGGAGGATGACTGATGGGAGCTCAAATTCCAGAAGTGCGGTCAACAGATGAATTACGTGAAAAATGGATGAAGCCGGAGGTCATTAGCGGATCTGAAATTCTGCTGAGAAGCTTGTTGCTTGAAGGTGTTGAGTGTGTATTTGGTTACCCGGGCGGCGCAGTGTTGTACATTTACGATGCGATGTATGGTTTCGAGGATTTCAAACACGTCTTAACCCGTCACGAACAAGGTGCGATTCATGCAGCTGACGGTTATGCACGGGCGAGCGGCAAAGTTGGTGTCTGTATCGCTACCTCCGGACCAGGAGCAACGAATCTGGTAACCGGTATTGCAACAGCGTATATGGATTCAGTACCACTCGTAGTCATTACGGGGAACGTCATTTCGAGCCTAATTGGTTCAGATGCCTTCCAGGAAGCTGATATTACGGGGATTACAATGCCAATAACCAAACACAGTTATCTGGTGAAAGATGTAAAAGATCTGTCGAGCGTAATTCATGAGGCATTCCATATTGCCAACACGGGTCGCAAAGGTCCTGTACTGATCGACATCCCGAAAGATGTATCAGCGAACAAAACATTGTTTGAACCGACAACTGAACCTGTTATATTGAGAGGGTACAATCCACGGACAGTACCGAACAAACTGCAGGTTGACCGTTTGGCTCAGGCCATTCAGGAAGCAGAACGTCCAATGATTCTGGCTGGTGGCGGTGTGGTATACTCGGGTGGACATGAAGAACTGTTCGAGTTTGTTGAGAAGACAGGTATTCCAATTACGACTACGCTTCTTGGTCTTGGCGCATTCCCGAGTGGTCATGAATTATGGACAGGAATGCCGGGTATGCACGGAACATACACTTCCAATCAGGCTATTCAAAAAGCGGACCTGCTGATCAATATCGGCGCACGATTCGATGATCGGGTAACAGGCAAGCTGGATGGATTCGCTCCACATGCCAAGATCGTTCATATTGATATCGATCCGGCTGAGATTGGCAAAAACATTGCAACCGATATTCCAATCGTTGGTGATGTGAAGACGGTACTTGAAATAGCCAACAAAGAGGTTGGGCGTGCAGAGCGTGCAGATGCATGGAGAGACCAGATCAAACAGTGGAAACAAGAGAAGCCTTACAGCTATACGGATTCAGACGAAGTGCTGAAACCCCAGTGGGTTGTTGAAATGCTGAATGATACAACCAAAGGTGAAGCGATTGTGACTACGGATGTGGGACAACATCAGATGTGGGCAGCACAATATTACAAATTTAATCAACCGCGTTCATGGGTAACTTCGGGTGGACTCGGAACGATGGGCTTTGGCTTCCCTTCTGCAATTGGTGCTCAGATGGCCAATCCGGACAGACTGGTTATCTCCATTAACGGGGATGGCGGAATGCAGATGTGTTCCCAAGAACTCGCGATCTGTGCCATTAACAATATACCGGTAAAAATTGTGATCATTAACAATCAGGTACTCGGAATGGTTCGCCAATGGCAGGAGATTATCTATGAGAACCGTTACAGCCACATTGATCTGGCAGGAAGTCCGGATTTTGTAAAACTGGCTGAAGCATATGGTGTTAAAGGATTGCGTGCAACGAATAAAGAAGAAGCGGCGCGTGCTTGGCAGGAAGCACTTGATACACCAGGACCAGTCGTTGTAGAATTCGTGGTACGTAAGGAAGAAAATGTGTATCCAATGGTTCCGCAGGGAGCAACAATTGATCAAATGCTGATGGGGGATGCTGACGAATGATAAGACATACGATTTCAATATTGGTTAACGATCAGCCAGGCGTCCTTCAGCGTGTATCAGGGTTGTTCGGTCGACGCGGATTTAACATTGAGAGTATTACAGTAGGTCAATCGGAAGAACCCGGACTTTCCCGGATGGTTATTGTCACCATTGGTGACGATAAAACGCTGGAGCAGATTGAGAAACAATTGTACAAAATCATCGATGTCATTAAAGTGGTTGATTTCAGCCTGAAACCGATGGTAGCTCGTGAACTTGCATTAATTAAGGTAAAAGCTGAGCCTTCCGAACGTCCAGAAATTCTGGGTGTGGTGGAAACATTCCGCGCATCCGTTGTTGATGTTGGTCCAGGCAGCCTGATTGTACAGGTTGTTGGCGATACGGACAAAATCGATGCCATGATTGAATTGC from Paenibacillus sp. FSL R5-0341 harbors:
- the ilvN gene encoding acetolactate synthase small subunit; translated protein: MIRHTISILVNDQPGVLQRVSGLFGRRGFNIESITVGQSEEPGLSRMVIVTIGDDKTLEQIEKQLYKIIDVIKVVDFSLKPMVARELALIKVKAEPSERPEILGVVETFRASVVDVGPGSLIVQVVGDTDKIDAMIELLKPYGIRELSRTGITALVRGNV
- the ilvB gene encoding biosynthetic-type acetolactate synthase large subunit, which gives rise to MGAQIPEVRSTDELREKWMKPEVISGSEILLRSLLLEGVECVFGYPGGAVLYIYDAMYGFEDFKHVLTRHEQGAIHAADGYARASGKVGVCIATSGPGATNLVTGIATAYMDSVPLVVITGNVISSLIGSDAFQEADITGITMPITKHSYLVKDVKDLSSVIHEAFHIANTGRKGPVLIDIPKDVSANKTLFEPTTEPVILRGYNPRTVPNKLQVDRLAQAIQEAERPMILAGGGVVYSGGHEELFEFVEKTGIPITTTLLGLGAFPSGHELWTGMPGMHGTYTSNQAIQKADLLINIGARFDDRVTGKLDGFAPHAKIVHIDIDPAEIGKNIATDIPIVGDVKTVLEIANKEVGRAERADAWRDQIKQWKQEKPYSYTDSDEVLKPQWVVEMLNDTTKGEAIVTTDVGQHQMWAAQYYKFNQPRSWVTSGGLGTMGFGFPSAIGAQMANPDRLVISINGDGGMQMCSQELAICAINNIPVKIVIINNQVLGMVRQWQEIIYENRYSHIDLAGSPDFVKLAEAYGVKGLRATNKEEAARAWQEALDTPGPVVVEFVVRKEENVYPMVPQGATIDQMLMGDADE